The genomic window AAGGCTCAGTTCGGCAACGAATACGGACTCTCCCGCAACCAGCTTGATGTCATTTGGCAGCTTAACAAACTTACTAAGCTCACCTTCCATTCGCTGCACTATGGCTTCACCCGTGACGCTGCGGCTGCGGCGGTGGCGGCCGCGCTGAAGGCAGGTGCGGATGCCAGGTCGGTAAGCGCCATCATGGCCGCGCAACTGGACCGTCAGTCGTTCAACATCGCGGGCAAGAATCTCAACTTTACCTGGGATACCGGCGCGGTGGCGAAGACCTTCGATCGCGCTTGCGACCTCGCACTGGCTCCTGCCGACAAAACCCTGGCGCTGGCCGAGCTTGGCTTTCAGCGCACCGACTGGGCCGGACATTGGGTGGCGCTCAAGGGCTTGACGCTGGATGGCACAGGATATAACGCTGCCGATACGCCGGACCAGCTTCTGCATAACAAGTTCCACCAGGCCGCGAGCTATATCGCAAACAAAACCATGAGCCTGGCGTACACGGCCGATGGCGACGTGGCATCCGCAGCAGGTCAGCGAAACGGCACGGTCTCCAGCCTGTTTTCGCTGGTCAAGTCGTTCTCCAAGGGGCTGTCGCTGTCGCTCTCGCAGAATAACCTGACCACAGTGGTCAACAGCGCGCCAACGCTCCAATCCTCGGAGTTGCATCTCGAATCGCTCCAAACGCAGCCAAACAGTTTCCAGTTTGATCAGAAAAACGTCGTGCTACCGGGCGGCCAGTTTCAGGACTCCGTTGACGTGAATGTCCACGCCAAGCCAACCCGCCTCTTCTCGTTCAGCCTGGGCCATTCTGAACTCACCGCCGATGCTCAGAACCCCTCCTATTCAACCAACTCCGTTGGCATACAGTGGCAGGCAACGAAGCAGTTTGCCGTGGTTGCCGGGCTGGCGGGAACCACCGCTACCAACAAGCTGAACAGCGACACCGTCTCCGTGGGCCTGCAGGGCCAGCCGGTGCAGAACATTACGTTGGCAGCCAAGTTCGATGAGGCTCACAACAACGCGGTCAATACCAAGGATACGGCCGATATCGCCCTGAGCAATGGTAAGCCGTTCAACTGGGGGCCGGTTCACGGACTCACGTTTACCGCGCGCTATGCGTCGCTCAACGACCAGCGCAAGCTTCAGAACGAAACGATGACCGGGCGCGCTGCATGGACGGTGTTTAACAACCAGTTTCTTCTGGATTACAGTGGCGTGACGCTTCCCTCCGGAAGCAGTACCATTGAGCGTACGTACCAGTTTGTTACCGACAGTAACCCGAAGCGCTGGCTTCATGGAAGCTTTATGTACAAGGATCGCACCCTCATCGATGGCAAAGAGGTGCTGGTGCGCAAGTTTGCTGCCGATGCCCGGATTGACCGGAAGACTCAGTTCACATACTCGTTCGGCACGATGCCGGAGGACGCCAAGGGGAACATCACTCCGGAGACAACGGCAGACCTGGCGCTCCACCGGACCTTGACGCGGTTCCTCACCGGCCAGTGGTTCTACAAGTACGATAACAACCTGGCCACCAAAATATACACGCGATCATTTGGCCTCGGCCTGACCGGGAAACTCGACTCCGTCACAACCCTTGATTTTGCGTACAGCGTGGATGGAAACGGCTTCAACACGCTCTTCGATCACTCCGACCATTTCCACCTCGGCTTCAACCGGCAGGTGGATGCGAACCACACCCTGGGGATCAGCGCCGAAATCCGCACGCACGATCAGATGGGCCTGATCGGCGCGCTCCAGTGCAATCTCGATTTCCACACGATCTTCTGACATTGTCGGCATGCGTTGATCCCGGGCCTCGCAGTTTTGGTGGATGAACCTCCCCGACTTTATCGCCGATACCCGCGAGGGTAAGTCACTTTCGGGCGAGCGGATCCAGGAATTTGTTGCGGCCGTAACTCTCGGTACGGTTCCCGACAGCCAGGTGGCGGCATGGTTGATGGCTGTTACACTGCGGGGCCTCAGCTATGCCGATGTCCGCCATCTTACCGAAGCCATGCGCGCCTCCGGTCGTACTCTCGATCTGGCCGGGGCGTTCCCCGGAACTACGCTGGACAAACACTCGACCGGCGGTGTGGGTGACAAGACAACCCTCGTAATGGCGCCCGTGGTGGCTGCTGCCGGCCTGCACATGCTCAAGATGAGCGGGCGCAGCCTCGGCTATACCGGTGGCACCGTCGATAAGCTCGAAGCCGTCCCCGGGTTGAGGGTGGAGCTCGGGGCGGACGAGGCGTTAAGCCAGGTTCGCCATATTGGCGCGGCGTTCAGCACGCAAAGTACCGAGCTGGCGCCGGCAGATGCTCGTATGTATGCCATCCGAGATGTGACGGCAACCGTGCGCTCCATTCCATTGATTGCAGCCAGCATCATGAGCAAGAAGCTGGCGATAGGCGCCGGGTGCATTCTGCTCGACGTGAAAGCGGGCGCCGGCGGTCTCGTTACCACGCGAAAAGATGCCGTTGAGTTGGCGGAGCTGATGGTGCGGCTCGGCCGTGCCGCAGGTCGCCAAACGGCGGCTGTCATCACGCCGATGAACACTCCGCTAGGTAGGGCCGTGGGTAATGCGCTGGAAGTGCGAGAAGCGCTCGACGCATTACAAGACCCCGATGCCGCCGACAGTAACCTGCGCGCACACTGTGGCCTGCTGGCCGCGCTTGGCCTTCGTTTGGCGCTGCAATGCTCGTCGGAGGTGGCAGCTGCCAAAGTGGACGAGGTGTGGCGCACCGGGGCAGCCTTGCGGAAGATGGTTCAGATAGCGGCGGCGCAGGGCGCGCCGGATAACCTGGACGCTCTGCTCGGCTCGCTGCCCGTGGCGCCGTACCGATTCCCGGTGCGGGCCACATCGAGCGGTTTCGTACGCTCCATCGACGCAAGTCTTGTTGCCCGAATTGCCAGCGAGTTGGGCGCCGGCCGGTTCCGACCCGGTGACCGTATCGATCCCGCAGCCGGCGTGCTGCTCACCGCCGGCCCGGG from Armatimonadota bacterium includes these protein-coding regions:
- a CDS encoding thymidine phosphorylase; the encoded protein is MNLPDFIADTREGKSLSGERIQEFVAAVTLGTVPDSQVAAWLMAVTLRGLSYADVRHLTEAMRASGRTLDLAGAFPGTTLDKHSTGGVGDKTTLVMAPVVAAAGLHMLKMSGRSLGYTGGTVDKLEAVPGLRVELGADEALSQVRHIGAAFSTQSTELAPADARMYAIRDVTATVRSIPLIAASIMSKKLAIGAGCILLDVKAGAGGLVTTRKDAVELAELMVRLGRAAGRQTAAVITPMNTPLGRAVGNALEVREALDALQDPDAADSNLRAHCGLLAALGLRLALQCSSEVAAAKVDEVWRTGAALRKMVQIAAAQGAPDNLDALLGSLPVAPYRFPVRATSSGFVRSIDASLVARIASELGAGRFRPGDRIDPAAGVLLTAGPGQRVERGDEVAVLHSSSAAHSILTARMQAAVKIGVERSSERAPRTMIIGLEGPLPPSHHRYGDRCAERTGRQ